A region of the Epinephelus moara isolate mb chromosome 23, YSFRI_EMoa_1.0, whole genome shotgun sequence genome:
AGCACATATTCTCAGAATCTTGCTTATTTTCTGGGCCATGGCGTTCGGAACAACCTGTGATAtgattttatacattttcaaaCGTCCGACTGCTCTTTCAAATTGATGTTCTATTCGTCTACTGACTCTCACCCGTTCCTTAGCTGGACCTTTTTCCGTGAAAGATGGAACGACCAACTTAACCTCTTTCTCAAACAGCAAATCTTCTATGGTGACACCTCGAACTGCCATGACCTCATCTCCAGGCTTTAAGAAGTCTAATATTCCCGAGTTCTTGGTTATGAATGTGTCATTGCATCGCCTTTCATATATTGCAGAGATGAACATGATTAGTCCACATGGGGCGACAGCCACCTGGTATTTCACTGTCTTATACGAATCAGGGTTCTTGCGTTTTTGTAACCGGCTCTGACTGAACTCTAAAATACATGTTGTATCCGGAAAGTTCCTCTTAAATGCTCCGGGCATGGTTGCTTGAAGAGTTTCTTTTGGAGGCCATGGAATTAGAGGTCGCAAAACTTGGTCCAGTTTGTCAATCCAATATGAGATTACCCTGCTAGCCATGCCCTGTGACACATAAAACTGTCTGCTCAGATCGTCTGTCTCACAGTTGGTCTTTAATTTCATAAGTGTCATGAGAACTTGATCTCGCACAGACAGCGTAAATGCACTGTAAGCATGTCCTTCAAGTGTTGACACAAGGATGTTAAATGTTTCCAAGGGTATACCAGTGTGGAGCAAAGCATCCGCGTCATTTTGAAGAATGAAGTACCCAAACTCATCAACCTGAGTCGTCTTATCGTGCACATCTTTTCCGTTGGCCTTCTTGCAATAATCATGATTTTGTCGTGTAAGGTCCATCCAACGTGTGTGAACTGAGCGGCAAGGTGGGTCAGCGGGAGGTGCGGAGCTTGAGGTGTCAGTGTGGTCCGAGACAGTCGCAGTGAAGGCCACCGAGCAGTCTGACAAACAAAAGTATGGCCACAGTTAcacaccaggggtctcatttataaaacattgcGTAGgctccatactaaaaatgtacatgtggacaaaagccaaaaatagcATGCATCAAAAAATATTCGACAACCTTTACAATAAGGCTTCCATTTCACCATCTGCATCACCAAttttctgtctccaaaatgttcgcaagcatgggtcaaagtttctcccctCTAGTCTATGTTTATAGATCACAACATTTGCGTGAGGGGTGGCATACACTTTTTTCAGGCTTCGTTTTGTGCGTACGACATGTTCATAAATGAGACCTTAGGAGAGTAAAAACTAGGGGTGGAAGAAAACTGATTCACTTAAGTATAACAAtttttcttttgacatttttttaatgcctgAATCGAAATAATTGCAGAGTGACGTAATGTAATGTGACGTCATATCCATTTCAAGAAAGCAGGAAATGGTGGACAGTCCAAGGAGACGAACTTTCAGCTGTGCGAATAGCAACAGCCCCGCTGTTAGACAGAACACTTGGTGATAGGTTTTGCGCTTGTTGAACTGGCGTTGCTACATCGCTACTGAAGCTCTGTCTCGAGAGCTTTTGTTTGCTCTCCTCCCAGTGAATAGTCTCCTAGCAGCAGGGAGAGGCGGAGAGACAGCAGGGTGGccagctagctaattcttgtctcatttgtgtcaTTTGACCATTAAATGAGATGCACCACATTACTGGACAAGGATGCAATCTCAATCCACTCTGGTAACTGTACAAACAACAGGCAGCTTGCGTAAGTTGTTACGGAGCTATTTGTGACTATAATATCACAAAAGGAGGATTCCCAGGGTCACAGGCATGCGACAAACTCTTACCAGTAAGCTCCTCTTGACAGTCTGGAGGCTGAGAGTCTGATGTTGGCTCCACAGTGGAAGAcacctgagctgcagtgatAGAGTCCGATGTGTCAGCCAGAGAGGAGTTGCTGATGGTTTCAGAccgctttctctttctctttctctttctcttcctaaTGAACCTATAACCAAAACACATAACGACCAAGAAATATTAATCAAGACATACTACCAACATTTGGTACAGtaaaatgacagcaaaacaaCGGAGAAGGTTACCTGTCCAGTTTTTTTGGAGCCTCCATACACTGACTCTCACTTGGGTAAGTGAGCAAAGAGGGAACAAAGTCTGGACTCTCTGGATCAATGGTTGCCTCCCCTGTAAGACATCCTCAGTCATTATCTTGCAATGCTAATGGTATCATGTGGTGCCAAACAAAGctgttatttactttaatttcacagataagaaacaataaattgtgaagacaataaagcctccacaaaaaatagcattttaagtcttgtgtgtgatttcatatgagcagaggaaatctcagctagtcgctaggctaatttatataatgtaaaatgccataggcttgtgctaataacgttagcatgttgtattttgtatgtgatgcaaaatattaaaataacgtGATCGACGTAAGACACGTGCCAAGGCCATAACCCCCCAAGGACGTAACCCCGCCCCGCGATTTAATCGTGTATTGGCAATCTAGAGCAACGACAATCCACAATATGAAATTTAGAGTCAATCGCACAGCCCTAATTGGGGTTAtgatatgtagcatgtgaaacagggtatggtgaatgtgctaggataggtagtatcggcacagtcactacctggagctcgcataagCGGAGattgggtttgttgaaggtggcagtgctgtttgggctgagaaagcctgtgagtttatcttctctatctcctttaactttagcttatattggagttatgctatatagcgtgtgaaatagagtatggtgaatgtgctaggaaaggtagtatcagcactgtttcTTCAGAGGcaggtaaaaattcagccatgactcaCTCCTCGCATTTGGAAGCTCGCTCCAGCGGTaactcaaatctcgcgagaagtgagatttcagagccagactttccctccctgagtgagtgttttgacttgccacaacaaacatgtccgactccagctaaaggtaaacacagacgttcatttctcctttccattatgttgtcggataattatactaacaatccgagcctatctgtgtgaaaaaaatgcacttttagtggacgtattttgacgttgtttgaagctgtctgagtgccctattatttaatatagcgcatgCCCACGGGCTGCAGGcgggtcagccctagcttcgtactggagaaatgtcaaatattgaacatcctatcactcatttagacaaaagtagatcagaaaatagggcccaggttgaacaaaacattagttcccctttaaacttAGGATGATGTATATAACATTATGCAGAAAATCAACAAATTGAAAAGCAGTTGTGCATTGACCCTGGGTTTTGTCGTAAAGTGTATTGGTGTTCCAGATATGTTACTTACTCTTGCAGGCATGCCAGGGGTTGAATTTGTGGTGGATATTGGTGTCGGTATCACTCATGACTTTCCCGATGGATGGTgatctctctgtggtcataaCACCAACATCCACGTCCATACACAGCAAGTGATTCAACCCCCTCTGGAGCCCCATCACCTCCATCGCTACAGAGCTGGATACTTCTGAAACCTACAGCATAACAATGTCAGCTATAGAATATCCACAATATTTGACAACCAATCAAACAATGTTTcaaacaatcaaacagatgagttattttatttttctctatttgtttttaaagcactgcATGGACCAGCACCAGATTATATTTCAGAACTCCTCACTCCCTATTCCACCTCTCGTCCCCTCAGATCAACTGACAAATCACTGCTTTCtagtttgctgatcctgtgagtttatcttctctatctcctttaactttagcttatatggGAGTGTGAAATTGAGTATcggagtatggtgaatgtgctaggataggtagtatcggcactgtCACTACCTGGCGCTCGcaaacggagcctgggtttgttagaggtggcagtgctgtttgggctgagaaagcctgtgagtttatcttctctatctcctttaactttagcttatattgtagttatgctatgtagcgtgtgaaatagagtatggtgaatgtgctaggaaaggtagtatcagcactgtctctacctggccctgtgtaagtaaggtaaaggaggttgttgggttggtgcagggagcagtgagacctggcattaggggagtgtctctggaaagcactttggtcaacagTTGTTATTTGTAAATGTGCTCTATAAGTAAAGTTGACTTGAATTTCTAACATAAGCTTGGGGGATGACGGGCTTGGGAGCAGGTAGGCAAACTGTCTGTCATCATGTCTGAAACACGTGTAAGCTTGAAAAGCACTCATACAGAATATTATTGTACCTatctagctagttagctaacgtaAGCCACTATAGCTGTGAAGGCAGCGCCAATGACAACAAACTTTATATAGCCTACTAGCTAAGTAGGCAATTTGAATAATTATTCAATTACCTCCGCTCTTGGAACCGCATATTTCTTTAGGCGAAGGAGTTTAGGATTGGGTGTCTTCTTGGTCTGGCAGTAGTCATCCCGGTCAAAATGATCACCGCAGACCCGATGGTCGGCAAGGCGCAGTGTGGctacaggagtgttagcatccatttgtagcacaactagccacgaCTTCAGGGTCTCCATGTCAGAATAGGGGAGTCTGTGAAAGCTCCGTGGGTTGTAGCGCGACATTTTGTTTCTACAATTGGGATATGCGCAAGGACgaggcattgttgttgtttttacacttacAACACTCAGCTACTTTCTGTGTGCTACCCGACAAGAAACTCCTCGCGTTTGAAAGCTCgctccagcggtaacttcctgcaacaactcaaatctcgcgagacgtgCAAAACAGTCTGGCTGCAGA
Encoded here:
- the LOC126385229 gene encoding uncharacterized protein LOC126385229; protein product: MPRPCAYPNCRNKMSRYNPRSFHRLPYSDMETLKSWLVVLQMDANTPVATLRLADHRVCGDHFDRDDYCQTKKTPNPKLLRLKKYAVPRAEVSEVSSSVAMEVMGLQRGLNHLLCMDVDVGVMTTERSPSIGKVMSDTDTNIHHKFNPWHACKREATIDPESPDFVPSLLTYPSESQCMEAPKKLDRFIRKRKRKRKRKRSETISNSSLADTSDSITAAQVSSTVEPTSDSQPPDCQEELTDCSVAFTATVSDHTDTSSSAPPADPPCRSVHTRWMDLTRQNHDYCKKANGKDVHDKTTQVDEFGYFILQNDADALLHTGIPLETFNILVSTLEGHAYSAFTLSVRDQVLMTLMKLKTNCETDDLSRQFYVSQGMASRVISYWIDKLDQVLRPLIPWPPKETLQATMPGAFKRNFPDTTCILEFSQSRLQKRKNPDSYKTVKYQVAVAPCGLIMFISAIYERRCNDTFITKNSGILDFLKPGDEVMAVRGVTIEDLLFEKEVKLVVPSFTEKGPAKERVRVSRRIEHQFERAVGRLKMYKIISQVVPNAMAQKISKILRICAALVNLREDLMRDSH